The genomic region GCGGCCAGCCTCGCGTCCGCCGCGGACCGTCTGAAGCTGCCATCCGGCGCCGCGCTTGCCGGCAAACCGGAAGAAACGCTCCGCGAAGCGGATTCCGCGGATTCCGAGCTGGCCGGGCTTGAGCACGACAGTTTTTTCGTTGCCGAATCCGTCGCCTCGCTTGCCTGTCCAGCCTGTGCCGTTTCGCGGGATCCGGCGGATATCACCGCGCGGCTGGAAGCGGCCGCCATAGCAGCCGCGGCGGACGCGCGGCTGCTGGCTGGACTGCTGCGCGAAAACCGCTATCCGCCCGGCATGGCCGCGCGCGCAAACGCTGTCGCCGACAATTTGATTTACGCTTCAAAGGCCGCCGCCGGTCTTTCAAAACGATGCGTCCGGCAAGCAAAACCATCTTTGCCGCCAGCCGAGCCGCGCGCGGAATAATCCGCCCGCGCTGTGATTTTTGCGGTTAAAAGCTATAATTGATATAAGTGGGTTGCTGCTATGGAGGCAGGTATGTGGGATTACACGGACAAGGTGATAGACCATTTCAAAAATCCGCGCAATGTCGGCAGCATTGACAAGCCCGACGGGGTCGGCCAGGTCGGCAATATCATCTGCGGCGACGCGCTCAAGCTGTTCATAAAAGTGGACAGCGCGACCAGCCGCATTACGGACGCCAAATTCCAGACGTTCGGCTGCGGCAGCGCGATCGCCTCCTCTTCCGCGCTGACTGAAATGATCAAGGGCAAGACTCTTGCGGAAGCCGCCGCCGTCACCAATCAGCAGATCGCCGATTTTCTCGGCGGACTGCCGAAAGAAAAAATGCACTGCTCCGTAATGGGTATGGAGGCGCTTGAAGCCGCCATCAAAAGTTATAAGGAAGGCGGCGCGCCGGTAGTGAACGAACTGGAGGAGGAGGGCCGCGTGGTCTGCAAGTGTTTCGGCGTCACCGAAGAAAAGATTCTGCGCGCGGCAAAGGACAATCATCTGCGCACCGTAGAGGAAATAACCAATTTCACCAAGGCCGGCGGCGCGTGCGGGGCCTGCCGGGCCGACATTCAGGCCGTTCTGGACAGGCATTACAACGCCGCCAGCGCCGTGCAGGAAAAAGCTCCGTTCGCGCGCCTGACGATGGTGCAGAAAATACACCGGGTGGAGGAAGCGCTCGCGCGCGACGTTATCCCGGGCCTGAACGCCGACGGCGGGTCGGTGGAGCTGGTGGATATTGAAGGTTCCGTCATCCGCGTGCGGCTGCTCGGCATGTGCAGCGGGTGCGCCAACGCCGGGTTCACGATTGAGAATTTCGTGGAGAAAAAGCTGCGCGAGCAGCTGGATCCGGCAATTTCGGTGGAGTCGGTGTAACGCCCATGAAAACAGTTTATCTCGATAACAACGCAACCACGAAAACGGCGCCCGAAGTGGTGGAAGCGATGTTGCCCTACTTTACCGAAAAATACGGCAACGCTTCCAGCATGCACACGTTCGGCGGCGCGGTCGGGCATGACGTGGAGGCGGCGCGCAAAAGCGTGGCCGCGCTGCTGGGCGCGGCCCATGCCGATGAAATAATTTTCACCAGCTGCGGCAGCGAAAGCGACAACACCGCCCTGTTTTCGGCGGTGCGCTCCTATCCCGGCAAGCGGCATATCGTCACCACGCGCGTGGAGCACCCGGCGGTGCTCAACACCTGCAAATATCTCCAGTCGCAGGGCTACGGCGTGACTTATCTGCCGGTTGACGGCAACGGCATGATCAGCCTTCAGGACCTTGAAGCGGCGGTAACCGCGCATACCGCGCTGGTTTCTGTCATGATGGCCAATAACGAAACGGGCGTGGTGTTTCCGGTGGAGGAGGCGGCGAGGATCGCCAAATCACGCGGCGCGCTTTTTCATACCGACGCCGTCCAGACCGCCGGAAAACTGCCCATTGACCTGAAAAATTCGCGGATAGACATGCTTTCCATTTCCGGGCACAAATTGCACGCGCCCAAAGGAATCGGCGCGCTTTATGTGCGGCGCGGCACCCGGTTCGTGCCGTTTCTGATCGGCGGGCATCAGGAACACAGCCGCCGCGCCGGCACCGAGAACGTGCCCTATATAATCGGGCTGGGAAAAGCGTGCGAGCTGGCCCGGGCGCATATGTCTGAAACCGGCCGGATAGCCGCTTTGCGCGACCGGCTGGAACACGGCATAACCGCCGCAGTGCCCAATGTGCGGGTTAACGGCGGCGGTTCACCGCGCCTGCCGACAACACTCAACATCAGTTTCGAATTTATCGAGGGCGAGGCTATTCTGCTGCATCTGAGCGATCTGGGAATAGCGGCGTCGTCCGGCTCGGCCTGCACGTCCGGCTCGCTGGAGCCGTCGCATGTGCTGCGCGCGATGGGGGTGCCGTTTACGTTTGCGCACGGCTCGATCCGGTTTTCGCTGAGCGTTTATAATACCGGCTCCGACATTGATTTCGTGCTGGCGGAGCTGCCGCCTGTCATCATGAAGCTGCGCGCCATGTCGCCGTTCTGGCACGAGGCGCAGGGCAAGGCCTGCAGAGCGGGCGCGGAAAGCCTTTAACGCCGCGTGAAAAAACGCTATAATGAAAAAGGTTAAGCGCCTGTAGCTCAGTTGGTTAGAGCACTCCGCTCATAACGGATTGGTCGCAGGTTCAAGTCCTGCCAGGCGCACGTTTTAACAAGGCCGCTTACTGCAAGGTAAGCGGCTTTTGTTTTGTGCCCGGCAAAAACTTCTCCGGCACAACTCCGGCGATCCGGGCGCGCCGCACGGGAATCCGCTTGTCAAAACATCCGTGCCGGGCGGGGCGTTCATTTTGCTAAAATGAAGCTAATGTAAATATTGAACCGCTTTTTAAATGGAGAAGGCGCAATGAAACGGATCGCCGTATTGCCGGCCTATAACGCGGCCAGCACACTGGAAAAAACCGTCCGGGATATCCCGGCGGGCAGCGTTGACGAAATAATCCTGGTGGATGACTGTTCCTCGGACAATACCGCCGCGCTCGCCGAAAAACTCGGCCTGACGGTTTACCGGCACGCGAACAACACCGGTTACGGAGGCAACCAGAAAACCTGCTACCGCCGCGCGCTTGAAGCAGGCGCCGACATGGTGATTATGATCCACCCGGATTACCAGTACAATCCCCGCATCGCGCCGCTGCTGTTCGGCCTGATAGAAAACAATATCTGCGACGTGGTGCTCGGCAGCCGCATCCGCACGCGGCGCGAAGCGCTGGCGAGCGGAATGCCGGCCTACAAATATGTGGCCAACCGGTTTCTGACGGCGCTGGAAAATTTCTGCACCGGCCAGAATCTCGCCGAATGGCACAGCGGAATGCGCGCCTATTCGCGCAAGGTGCTGGAAACGCTTAACTGGGAAGCCAATTCCGACGATTTCGTGTTTGACACCCAGTTTCTGGTGCAGGCCGCGCACGCGGGGTTCAGAATGGGCGACGTGCCGGTCGAATGCCGTTATTTCGAGGAGGCCTCCTCGATCAACTTCCGCCGCAGCATGGTTTACGGCCTGAGTTCGCTTTATCTGCTGGCGCGGTATTTTCTGCACAGGCTGAAATTGCGGCGGTACGCGCCGCTAGAGCATAAGAAATGAAAAAATACGCCGCCGCTTTCGCGGCGCTGTGGACCGCCGCCGCGCTTTACGCCTGGCTGAGAAATTTCGGCTCGGCGTATCTGTTCGGCCTGTGGAGCAGCGCGCTGCTGGCGGTGTTTTTCTGCGCGGCGTACGGGTTCGGGCGCCGGGTATTGCAAACCCGCGCGGACGAATTGGGCGCGCCGGGCTGCCGGTTCGCCGCATATGTGTCGCTGGGCATGGCAGCGATCACTTACGCGATAATTCTGCTGGGCGCGGCGCGTGTCCTGTATCCGTTCGCCGCGGTTCTGGCGCTGGGCGGATTCCTGTGGTTCGGACGCAAGCATCTGACCCGTGAGTTTGAGTGGCGGAGCCTGCGGCAGAACCCGGTTCTGGCGATCCCGGTCTGCGCGGCTTTGGGCGCGGCTTTTTTTATAGCGTGGATGCCGCCGCACCAGTACGACTCGCTTGTGTATCACCTGGCGCTGCCGGAGCTGTACGCCGTCAAGCACGCGCTGGTCTGCGCGCCGGACAATTTTTATTCGTTCTTCCCGCAAAACGGAGAAATGCTTTTCACGCTGGGTCTGCTCCTGAAAAGCGATATTCTGGGCCAGCTGATCGTATGGCTGGCCTGCGCGGTTTCGTGCGTATGGGTTTACTGCTATGCGGAGGAAACATCCGGGTCCGGCCTGCTGGCGGCGTTTCTGACCGTTACGCACACGTCGGTTTTTCTGCTGGCCTCCACCACCTATGTGGAAACGCTGGTCATGCTGTGGACGACAGCCGGGGTAATCTCTTTCCTTAAATGGACCGCGGCTGACCGCGGCGCCGGAACCGTATGGCTGCTGCTGTGCGCGGTGTTTTGCGGCACCGGGTTCGGCACCAAGTATTACGCCGGCATGACGGTGGGCATATTGTTTCTGCTGGGCCTGTACCACGCTTACACGCTGGGCACCTTCAGCGCGCGCAAAACCCGACTGCTGGAACTTGCGGGGTTTGCCGCCGTATGCGCCGCGCTGTACCTGCCGTGGGCGGTAAAGAACATGGCCGCGACGGGCAATCCGGTATTTCCGTTTTTTTACAAGATATTCAATCAGGGCGGGTCCGGCCCGAACATCGAGGCCGCGAAGGGCTATTTTTTCACGATCCGGGAATATACCCACGGCGCGGGCCTGCTGACCGAACTGGTGCGGTTTCCCGTTACCGCGCTTGCCAATCCGCTGGCTTTTGGCGGCGGGATGGATATGCTGGGCGGGCTGGGCTGGGAGCTGTTTTTCGTTTCCGTTCCGCTGATGGTTTTCGCCGCGATCCGTAACCGCGCGCTGCGGCTGGCGGGGCTTTATCTGGTTCTGCACTGGTTAGTGTGGTTCGCCACGGGCCGCGCGCTGCGGTTTTTCACCGTGGCGGTGCCGCTCGCCTCGGCGCTTGCGGCGTGCGGGTTCGCGCTCGCCGCAAGGGAGTTCGGCAAAACCGCGCGCGCCCTGCTTATAACGGGGCTGATAATTTTCACCGCGCAGCGGCTGGCGCTGGCGGTGCAGGTGGAAAACCTGTTTGAAACGCCGCGAGTGCTCAGCGGGATAGAATCGCGCGAGCGGTTCCTGTCGCGCAGGCTGGACTATTATCCCTGCGCCCGTGCCGCGGCGGACGGGTTTAACCCGTCGGCTAAAATTCTCTACGCCGGAGAACACCGCACCTATTATACCGGCGCGCAGGCTGTGCCGACCAGTATTTTCCGCCGCAACGATTTTGTCGGATGGGCGGACTGCGGGTCGCCCGCCGCAATCGCCGAACAGGTTAAAGCGGCGGGCATAACCGCCATCATCAGCGTGCCGCGCGAAGAACGCCGCCTCTCGCCTTACCTGACGCTTCAGTTCACCCCGCAGGGCCGCAGGGCCTGGAACGAGTATCTGTCCGGGCTGCCCGCGGCGTATGCCGGACCGGCCTGCACGCTCTATCTGACCGGAGCGCCCGGATGAGTTCCGCCACCCTTTATTTCCTTACGATGGCGTTCGCGTTCGCGCTGGCGGCCCTGTTCACCCCGCTGGTGCGGCGCATTGCGCTGAGGAAACATTTCATAGACGCGCCGGTAACCGCCGTGAAAACCCATAAAGTCCCCACCCCTTCGACCGGCGGGCTGGCGATCGCGGGCGCGTTTTTCGTTACGCTTTCGCTGGTGCGGTTTTTCACTCATTTCCCGACCGGCACGCTCACCCGCATCCGCGGCATCATGATCGGCGCGGCGATTATGGTGATTCTCGGCTTCGTGGACGACATCAAAAAACCCGCCGGGCTGGGCGTGCGCACGAAATTCGTTTTCCAGTTTCTGGCGGCGGGCATGCTGGTGCTGTACGGCATACAGATGCGGTTTGTTTCACCGGACTATATCGCCGTCCTGCTCAGCCTGGTCTGGGTGGCGGGCGTGGCGAACGCGTTTAACATAATTGACATAATGGACGGGTTTTCTTCCAGCCAGGCGGCGGTCGCGGCGATGGGGTTTCTGCTGATCTCGCTGCCGTCGGAAGAGCTGTACGTCAATTTCGCGGCGGCGGCGCTGCTGGGTTCGGCGCTGGGGTTCATACCGTACAACCTGTCAAAAAAGCGCAAGATTTTCATGGGCGACTCGGGAAGTCTGTTCCTTGGGTTTGTGCTGGCCGCGCTGGCCATGGGCACCCGCTACGATCAGGCCAGTCCGCTCGGCGTTTACGCGCCGCTTTTCATTCTGGCGCTGCCGATTTACGACACGTTTTTCGTGGCCGTGATGCGGATGTCGCGGCGCACGTCGCCGTTTATGGGAAGCAGGGATCATTATGCCCTGCGTCTTGAAAAACTCGGGTTCACCCGCAATCAGATCGTGGGGCTGAGCGCGGCGGCCGCGGGGGTGCTGTCGTTCTGCGCGCTGCTGGTGACGAAACTGCCGTTTTGGTGGGCGTTGTGGGTGTACATTTTCATCGGGGGCGAATTTTTGCTGCTGAGCGTGAACATAGCGAAAATCAATATGCAAGATGACAGACACTGATATCCTGATCATAGGCGGCGGCATTACCGGCCTGTCGGCGGCGTACCACCTGCAGCGGCTGAACTTCAGCGATTACCTGCTGGCGGAAAAAAACGCCGCGTGCGGCGGGCTGTGCGGCTCGGTTCGGAAAAACGGGTTCACCTACGATTATTCCGGGCATCTGCTGCATCTGCATTCCGGGTACGGAAAGAAACTGGTAAAAAAGCTCCTGCGCGGCAATCTGGGCAGGCTCAGCCGTGACACCGCGATTTTTTCGCACGGAGTTTATACCCGCTATCCGTTTCAGGCCAACACCTACGGCCTGCCTCCGGCGGTGGTGAAAGAATGCGTGGACGGGTTTTTGAAAGCGCACCGGGCCGACAGAACCGTCTCGCCGGACGCGCCGTTCAAAGACTGGGCGCTCGCGGTTTTCGGGCCCGGCATCTGCCGGCATTTCATGCATCCCTATAACCGCAAGCTGTGGCAGACTCCGCTTGACGAGCTTACCGCCGACTGGTGCGCGCCGTTCGTGCCGCGTCCGAACCCGCAGGACGTTATCGCCGGCTCGAAAGCGGACAATCTTAAACAATTCGGCTACAACGCGGATTTTTATTATCCGCTGCGCGGCGGCTGCCAGACGCTGTGCGACGCGCTGGCGAAACCGGTAAAAAACATCCGCACCGGCTGCGAACTTACGGCAATAGATTTCATCGCCGGCACGGCTTTT from Elusimicrobiaceae bacterium harbors:
- the nifU gene encoding Fe-S cluster assembly protein NifU, which codes for MWDYTDKVIDHFKNPRNVGSIDKPDGVGQVGNIICGDALKLFIKVDSATSRITDAKFQTFGCGSAIASSSALTEMIKGKTLAEAAAVTNQQIADFLGGLPKEKMHCSVMGMEALEAAIKSYKEGGAPVVNELEEEGRVVCKCFGVTEEKILRAAKDNHLRTVEEITNFTKAGGACGACRADIQAVLDRHYNAASAVQEKAPFARLTMVQKIHRVEEALARDVIPGLNADGGSVELVDIEGSVIRVRLLGMCSGCANAGFTIENFVEKKLREQLDPAISVESV
- the nifS gene encoding cysteine desulfurase NifS — protein: MKTVYLDNNATTKTAPEVVEAMLPYFTEKYGNASSMHTFGGAVGHDVEAARKSVAALLGAAHADEIIFTSCGSESDNTALFSAVRSYPGKRHIVTTRVEHPAVLNTCKYLQSQGYGVTYLPVDGNGMISLQDLEAAVTAHTALVSVMMANNETGVVFPVEEAARIAKSRGALFHTDAVQTAGKLPIDLKNSRIDMLSISGHKLHAPKGIGALYVRRGTRFVPFLIGGHQEHSRRAGTENVPYIIGLGKACELARAHMSETGRIAALRDRLEHGITAAVPNVRVNGGGSPRLPTTLNISFEFIEGEAILLHLSDLGIAASSGSACTSGSLEPSHVLRAMGVPFTFAHGSIRFSLSVYNTGSDIDFVLAELPPVIMKLRAMSPFWHEAQGKACRAGAESL
- a CDS encoding glycosyltransferase family 2 protein is translated as MKRIAVLPAYNAASTLEKTVRDIPAGSVDEIILVDDCSSDNTAALAEKLGLTVYRHANNTGYGGNQKTCYRRALEAGADMVIMIHPDYQYNPRIAPLLFGLIENNICDVVLGSRIRTRREALASGMPAYKYVANRFLTALENFCTGQNLAEWHSGMRAYSRKVLETLNWEANSDDFVFDTQFLVQAAHAGFRMGDVPVECRYFEEASSINFRRSMVYGLSSLYLLARYFLHRLKLRRYAPLEHKK
- a CDS encoding phospholipid carrier-dependent glycosyltransferase; the protein is MKKYAAAFAALWTAAALYAWLRNFGSAYLFGLWSSALLAVFFCAAYGFGRRVLQTRADELGAPGCRFAAYVSLGMAAITYAIILLGAARVLYPFAAVLALGGFLWFGRKHLTREFEWRSLRQNPVLAIPVCAALGAAFFIAWMPPHQYDSLVYHLALPELYAVKHALVCAPDNFYSFFPQNGEMLFTLGLLLKSDILGQLIVWLACAVSCVWVYCYAEETSGSGLLAAFLTVTHTSVFLLASTTYVETLVMLWTTAGVISFLKWTAADRGAGTVWLLLCAVFCGTGFGTKYYAGMTVGILFLLGLYHAYTLGTFSARKTRLLELAGFAAVCAALYLPWAVKNMAATGNPVFPFFYKIFNQGGSGPNIEAAKGYFFTIREYTHGAGLLTELVRFPVTALANPLAFGGGMDMLGGLGWELFFVSVPLMVFAAIRNRALRLAGLYLVLHWLVWFATGRALRFFTVAVPLASALAACGFALAAREFGKTARALLITGLIIFTAQRLALAVQVENLFETPRVLSGIESRERFLSRRLDYYPCARAAADGFNPSAKILYAGEHRTYYTGAQAVPTSIFRRNDFVGWADCGSPAAIAEQVKAAGITAIISVPREERRLSPYLTLQFTPQGRRAWNEYLSGLPAAYAGPACTLYLTGAPG
- a CDS encoding MraY family glycosyltransferase — protein: MSSATLYFLTMAFAFALAALFTPLVRRIALRKHFIDAPVTAVKTHKVPTPSTGGLAIAGAFFVTLSLVRFFTHFPTGTLTRIRGIMIGAAIMVILGFVDDIKKPAGLGVRTKFVFQFLAAGMLVLYGIQMRFVSPDYIAVLLSLVWVAGVANAFNIIDIMDGFSSSQAAVAAMGFLLISLPSEELYVNFAAAALLGSALGFIPYNLSKKRKIFMGDSGSLFLGFVLAALAMGTRYDQASPLGVYAPLFILALPIYDTFFVAVMRMSRRTSPFMGSRDHYALRLEKLGFTRNQIVGLSAAAAGVLSFCALLVTKLPFWWALWVYIFIGGEFLLLSVNIAKINMQDDRH
- a CDS encoding FAD-dependent oxidoreductase, producing the protein MTDTDILIIGGGITGLSAAYHLQRLNFSDYLLAEKNAACGGLCGSVRKNGFTYDYSGHLLHLHSGYGKKLVKKLLRGNLGRLSRDTAIFSHGVYTRYPFQANTYGLPPAVVKECVDGFLKAHRADRTVSPDAPFKDWALAVFGPGICRHFMHPYNRKLWQTPLDELTADWCAPFVPRPNPQDVIAGSKADNLKQFGYNADFYYPLRGGCQTLCDALAKPVKNIRTGCELTAIDFIAGTAFFKGLGAVRFKRVINTMPLKKFVKLIKHAPVKVENAAEKLKITSVCNLNAGVARRVSEKHWVYFPEKEFPFYRAGLASNFSPHVAPEGTSSFYIEVSHPQTGRGSRPDLEKIQRAIPPALRRAGLLGPGEKLLNPLWMKLDDAYVVYNRERKPALETIMPYLEKHGCLSIGRYGAWKYSFMEEALLEGRAAAVELAGRLKPVR